A window of Brettanomyces nanus chromosome 2, complete sequence contains these coding sequences:
- a CDS encoding uncharacterized protein (BUSCO:EOG09340JMS) → MSASLGITGQEQEQIHVFPLNPISTDAQESKFIENNRYLKNEHQFNYYNVPGANYTGPSERERLDLSFESGLDEEVTDSLSTLITISISNPLSLNLKTNYAFLVNYLSIYFDCTVFDPSAENKDLNKSLDSALILRNLAQDIDNSQVISLNSKIAETILLILQNPIVMNDDFSNDHYEQCKELLRYTMDIVESISSYLAPAPAGNKLFLALIELFRVVGDRSAITTILRSMSRMMYNSRKTGDAPDDVDDDILNRAVSYLVLSINDKNDNDELILTSLDFLYQFVQHNRVDRLLSSYTRASILQSFLPKLLIYKLNYKTEFTQQMPVLKLIRRVRDPVPEKPPVLPEILIDQLNAIPEPDRATSWLRCSFEGDPEGQVTQISLWRCYELQFKPFISSKGLKLLPAVDFIKNVQHAFPDSAAMVINLPDNTKKFIIKGIQPRIKAVNLEKGKLEALNSGSNNHRSREKYSKASESSQEPCPLFQYNFNDYLKLNEINISTSVLLKQIVSSPAGIELFKGRRDDFIDRVMHVPNLLPYIHEVMAKLDY, encoded by the coding sequence ATGTCAGCCTCGCTTGGTATAACAGGTCAGGAACAAGAACAAATTCATGTTTTCCCACTAAATCCTATTTCTACTGACGCCCAAGAGTCGAAATTCATAGAGAATAACAGGTACCTCAAAAATGAGCATCAGTTCAACTACTACAACGTGCCGGGAGCCAACTACACGGGACCGTCGGAAAGGGAGAGGCTTGATCTCTCATTTGAATCCGgtttggatgaagaagtcacTGACTCTCTTAGTACTTTGATTACGATCTCGATCTCCAATCCCCTATCGCTGAACTTGAAAACAAACTATGCGTTTTTGGTGAACTATCTTAGTATATACTTTGATTGTACTGTCTTTGATCCAAGTGCAGAGAACAAGGACTTGAACAAAAGTCTAGACTCGGCTTTAATTCTCCGGAATTTGGCTCAGGATATCGACAATTCACAGGTGATTTCCCTGAACTCGAAGATTGCCGAGACGATCCTTCTGATTCTGCAAAATCCCATTGTTATGAATGACGATTTTTCCAACGACCACTACGAACAATGCAAGGAGTTGCTACGGTATACAATGGACATTGTGGAGtcgatttcttcttatcttgCACCTGCCCCTGCTGGGAACAAGCTGTTTCTGGCACTTATCGAGCTTTTCCGCGTTGTTGGGGACAGGTCCGCCATTACCACCATTCTCAGATCCATGAGCAGAATGATGTACAACTCCAGAAAGACTGGGGATGCTCCGGATGATGTTGACGATGATATTTTGAATAGGGCAGTCTCTTATTTGGTACTGTCCATCAATGACAAGAACGATAACGACGAACTAATCCTTACCTCGCTTGACTTCCTCTATCAGTTTGTTCAGCACAACCGTGTGGATAGGCTTTTGTCGTCATATACTCGGGCTTCCATATTGCAAAGTTTCCTTCCTAAGCTGCTTATATATAAGCTCAATTACAAGACGGAATTTACACAGCAAATGCCTGTTCTCAAGCTTATTAGAAGGGTGAGGGATCCTGTTCCCGAAAAGCCTCCTGTATTGCCAGAAATTCTTATCGATCAACTCAATGCTATCCCTGAACCGGACAGAGCAACCTCTTGGTTGAGGTGCTCTTTTGAAGGGGATCCCGAAGGTCAGGTGACACAAATATCTCTCTGGAGATGCTATGAGCTTCAATTTAAGCCatttatttcttccaaaggCTTGAAATTACTTCCTGCAGTGGATTTCATTAAAAATGTACAACACGCATTTCCTGATTCGGCAGCAATGGTGATTAACCTTCCCGATAATACCAAGAAATTCATTATCAAGGGTATTCAGCCTCGAATTAAGGCAGTTAATCTTGAAAAGGGCAAGCTTGAAGCACTTAATTCGGGTTCAAATAATCACAGGAGCAGAGAAAAGTACAGTAAAGCATCAGAATCATCACAGGAACCTTGTCCATTGTTTCAATACAACTTCAACGACtacttgaagttgaatgaGATCAATATCTCAACTAGTGTTCTATTAAAGCAGATAGTCTCATCTCCAGCAGGTATAGAGCtcttcaaaggaagaagagatgattTCATCGATCGAGTTATGCATGTTCCTAACTTACTCCCATACATACATGAAGTCATGGCGAAGTTGGACTATTAA